The Corallococcus soli genome has a window encoding:
- a CDS encoding replication-associated recombination protein A, which translates to MDLFDHASQKETATLAPLAERMRPTTLSEYLGQDHLTGEGRFLRRALENDQVPSLILWGPPGTGKTTLAQLVARSTGAAFETMSAVLAGVKDIRETVARAQDRWKLHRQRTLLFIDEIHRFNKSQQDALLPHVEKGTVTLIGATTENPSFEVNAALLSRCRVITLRGLEQEELVAVMRRAVADPRGLGGKVTVDDAALDFIADAAGGDARKALTALEAAAAHGGTQVDRKVAEEALQQKLLLYDKGGEEHYNVVSAFIKSMRGSDVDAALYWMTRMLEAGEDPVFLFRRMVIFASEDVGNADPRALGVAVDALRAFQLMGLPEGTLPLTQAVTYLALAPKSNAVISAYAAVREAVTKEGALPVPMHLRNAPTKLMKSLGYGGGYKYPHNFEGNYVPEDYLPEALRARCFYTPTRNGFEAELSERYETIQQQLAARREAKGEREPGEDG; encoded by the coding sequence ATGGACCTGTTCGACCACGCCAGCCAGAAGGAAACGGCCACCCTGGCGCCGCTCGCCGAGCGCATGCGGCCGACCACCCTCTCCGAATACCTGGGCCAGGACCACCTGACCGGCGAGGGGCGCTTCCTGCGCCGCGCCCTGGAGAACGACCAGGTGCCCAGCCTCATCCTCTGGGGCCCGCCGGGCACGGGCAAGACGACGCTCGCCCAGCTCGTCGCGCGCTCCACCGGGGCTGCCTTCGAGACGATGTCCGCCGTGCTCGCGGGCGTGAAGGACATCCGCGAGACGGTGGCCCGCGCCCAGGATCGCTGGAAGCTCCACCGCCAGCGCACGCTGCTCTTCATCGATGAGATCCACCGCTTCAACAAGTCCCAGCAGGACGCGCTCCTGCCCCACGTGGAGAAGGGCACCGTCACGCTGATTGGCGCCACCACGGAGAACCCGTCGTTCGAAGTGAACGCCGCGCTCCTGTCCCGCTGCCGCGTCATCACCCTGCGGGGCCTGGAGCAGGAGGAGCTGGTCGCGGTGATGCGCCGCGCGGTGGCGGACCCCAGGGGCCTGGGCGGCAAGGTGACGGTGGACGACGCGGCGCTGGACTTCATCGCGGACGCGGCCGGAGGCGACGCGCGCAAGGCCCTCACCGCGCTGGAGGCCGCGGCCGCCCACGGCGGCACCCAGGTGGACCGCAAGGTGGCGGAGGAGGCGCTCCAGCAGAAGCTGCTGCTCTACGACAAGGGCGGCGAGGAGCACTACAACGTCGTCAGCGCCTTCATCAAATCCATGCGCGGCAGCGACGTGGACGCGGCGCTCTACTGGATGACGCGCATGCTGGAGGCGGGCGAGGACCCCGTCTTCCTCTTCCGCCGCATGGTCATCTTCGCGTCGGAGGACGTGGGCAACGCGGACCCGCGCGCGCTGGGCGTGGCGGTGGACGCGCTCCGGGCCTTCCAGCTCATGGGCCTGCCCGAGGGCACCCTGCCCCTCACCCAGGCCGTGACGTACCTGGCGCTGGCGCCCAAGTCGAACGCCGTCATCTCCGCCTACGCCGCCGTGCGCGAGGCCGTGACGAAGGAGGGCGCGCTGCCGGTGCCCATGCACCTGCGCAACGCGCCCACGAAGCTGATGAAGTCGCTGGGCTACGGCGGCGGGTACAAGTACCCGCACAACTTCGAGGGCAACTACGTCCCGGAGGACTACCTGCCCGAAGCGCTGCGCGCCCGCTGCTTCTACACCCCGACGCGCAACGGCTTCGAGGCGGAGCTGTCCGAGCGCTACGAGACCATCCAGCAGCAGCTCGCCGCCCGGCGCGAGGCGAAGGGCGAGCGCGAACCCGGGGAGGACGGCTGA
- a CDS encoding NAD(+)/NADH kinase, with protein MQTLVIVAKRDTPQAVALAAEIHERYPNLTVLADRALAHALNWPRVEDRDLAARADAVVVLGGDGTLIYAARLLGGRNVPIIGVNLGSLGFMTEVPVEELFTRLADVLAGDFHVDSRMKLSCRLMRGGKVLIEDEILNDVVINKGALARIADHETSIDGVPITTYKSDGIILATPTGSTAYSLSAGGPIVHPSVDCTILSPICSHALTQRAIVVPADRTIRITLKSETADTYLTLDGQTGHSLQTGDCIEVVRSPNRVGLVRNPRVAFFTILRQKLHWGER; from the coding sequence GTGCAGACCCTGGTCATCGTCGCGAAGCGAGACACCCCGCAGGCCGTGGCCCTGGCGGCGGAGATCCATGAGCGCTACCCGAACCTGACGGTGCTGGCGGACCGTGCCCTGGCGCATGCGCTGAACTGGCCGCGCGTGGAGGACCGGGACCTGGCCGCGCGCGCGGACGCGGTGGTGGTGCTGGGCGGCGACGGCACCCTCATCTACGCCGCGCGCCTGCTGGGCGGGCGCAACGTGCCCATCATCGGCGTCAACCTGGGCAGCCTGGGCTTCATGACCGAAGTGCCGGTGGAGGAGCTGTTCACCCGGCTGGCGGACGTGCTGGCGGGCGACTTCCACGTGGACTCGCGGATGAAGCTGTCGTGCCGGCTGATGCGCGGCGGCAAGGTCCTCATCGAGGACGAAATCCTCAACGACGTGGTCATCAACAAGGGCGCGCTGGCGCGCATCGCGGACCACGAGACGTCCATCGACGGCGTCCCCATCACGACTTACAAGTCGGACGGAATCATCCTGGCCACGCCGACGGGGTCCACCGCGTACTCGCTGTCCGCGGGCGGGCCCATCGTGCACCCCTCGGTGGACTGCACCATCCTGTCGCCCATCTGTTCGCACGCGCTGACCCAGCGCGCCATCGTGGTGCCGGCGGACCGCACCATCCGCATCACGTTGAAGAGCGAGACGGCGGACACGTACCTCACGCTGGATGGGCAGACGGGCCACTCGCTGCAGACGGGGGACTGCATTGAGGTGGTGCGCTCGCCCAACCGCGTGGGCCTGGTGCGAAACCCCCGCGTGGCCTTCTTCACCATCCTCCGGCAGAAGCTCCACTGGGGCGAGCGCTGA